Proteins encoded by one window of Cystobacter ferrugineus:
- a CDS encoding M48 family metallopeptidase: MRIRSSTGRGLLAVGLLLLFYVGMIGLALGLLSLPYVLQVGPRLHTLLTVLCVAAGGAVLWSLVPRLERFEPPGLLLTEAEHPRLFEVIRDVARRMGARMPEDLYLIADVNAYVSQVGGVLGLGGRRVMCLGMGLLAVDNVSQLRAAVAHELGHFQGGDTRLMGVLCATRQAMARSLELFGRDEHALLRWPLAWMCGTFLRLTQALSREQELVADGWSVRIAGKRAHVSGLRWEALHAAGYRRFLEQEVWPLAHRGVVPDNLFEGYRRYLASAAWRESLGELTAAASERAPCPYDSHPSLDERVAFAERFDLPDVPVDPTPASTLLSNLEALERCFTQRLWPHAVELMSWTEAGARWSVLWNETASRVQVRVPGFCLARVVELLQDAAAWGPFAEAIQPRLVGYRAPDRDERVLEVVSHAASAYLASILAQHGMVWRTSPGEPLRLEREGEPVDPTALVEGVLEGRLGVEAVEGLCARLAVARDAAWSVREKEREEALAPLVPVKVEHAGDAVTVCAPFSRLGLPHCCAVCGGDLCRHVETRFHVGGVLNDDGDITIEVPVCQTHALQPHKAFKVRRYEQASDLITLEVPSLEYARLIQRSNA, translated from the coding sequence ATGCGAATCCGTTCGTCCACAGGTCGCGGCTTGCTCGCCGTGGGACTGCTGCTGCTGTTCTACGTGGGCATGATCGGGCTCGCGTTGGGGCTGCTCTCCCTGCCCTATGTGCTGCAAGTGGGCCCTCGCCTCCACACGCTGCTCACCGTGCTGTGCGTGGCGGCGGGGGGCGCGGTCCTCTGGAGCCTGGTGCCGCGCCTGGAGCGCTTCGAGCCTCCGGGGCTGCTGCTCACCGAGGCCGAGCACCCGCGGCTGTTCGAGGTGATCCGCGACGTGGCCCGGCGCATGGGCGCGCGCATGCCCGAGGATCTGTACCTCATCGCCGACGTCAACGCCTACGTGTCGCAGGTGGGTGGGGTGCTGGGGCTCGGTGGCCGGCGCGTGATGTGTCTGGGCATGGGGCTGCTCGCGGTGGACAACGTGTCGCAGCTGCGCGCGGCGGTGGCGCACGAGCTCGGCCACTTCCAGGGTGGGGACACGCGGCTGATGGGCGTGCTGTGCGCCACACGCCAGGCGATGGCGCGCTCCCTGGAGCTGTTCGGGCGGGACGAGCACGCGCTCCTGCGCTGGCCCCTCGCCTGGATGTGCGGGACGTTCCTGCGCCTCACCCAGGCGCTCAGCCGGGAGCAGGAGCTGGTGGCGGATGGCTGGAGCGTGCGCATCGCCGGCAAACGGGCGCATGTGTCGGGGCTGCGCTGGGAGGCACTGCACGCGGCGGGCTACCGCCGTTTCCTGGAGCAGGAGGTGTGGCCCCTGGCCCACCGGGGCGTGGTGCCGGACAACCTCTTCGAGGGCTACCGGCGCTACCTCGCGAGCGCCGCCTGGCGCGAGAGCCTGGGGGAGTTGACGGCCGCGGCGTCCGAGCGCGCCCCGTGCCCGTATGACTCGCACCCGAGCCTGGATGAGCGCGTCGCCTTCGCCGAGCGGTTCGATCTGCCGGACGTGCCCGTGGACCCGACGCCCGCGTCCACGCTCCTGTCCAACCTGGAGGCCCTGGAGCGCTGCTTCACCCAGCGGCTGTGGCCGCATGCGGTGGAGCTCATGTCATGGACGGAGGCGGGCGCGCGCTGGAGCGTGTTGTGGAACGAGACGGCGAGCCGGGTGCAGGTCCGGGTGCCGGGCTTCTGCCTGGCGCGGGTGGTGGAACTGCTCCAGGACGCGGCCGCGTGGGGGCCCTTCGCCGAGGCCATCCAGCCGCGGCTGGTGGGCTACCGGGCACCGGACCGTGACGAGCGGGTGCTCGAGGTGGTGAGCCACGCGGCGAGCGCGTACCTGGCGAGCATCCTCGCCCAGCACGGCATGGTGTGGAGGACCTCGCCCGGAGAGCCCCTGCGGCTGGAGCGCGAGGGTGAGCCGGTGGACCCCACGGCCCTGGTGGAGGGCGTGCTGGAGGGACGGCTCGGCGTCGAGGCCGTGGAGGGCCTGTGCGCGCGGCTCGCGGTGGCCCGGGACGCGGCGTGGAGCGTCCGGGAAAAGGAACGCGAGGAGGCCCTGGCGCCGCTGGTGCCCGTGAAGGTGGAGCACGCGGGAGACGCGGTGACGGTGTGCGCGCCCTTCTCGCGCCTGGGTCTGCCGCACTGCTGCGCCGTCTGTGGGGGCGACCTCTGCCGCCACGTGGAGACACGCTTCCACGTGGGTGGGGTGCTGAACGACGACGGCGACATCACCATCGAGGTGCCCGTCTGCCAGACGCACGCGCTCCAGCCGCACAAGGCTTTCAAGGTCCGCCGCTACGAGCAGGCCTCGGACCTCATCACGCTCGAGGTGCCCTCGCTCGAGTACGCGCGGCTCATCCAGCGCAGCAACGCCTGA
- a CDS encoding AMP-dependent synthetase/ligase, protein MSNNAQIKEFAGRGQVALAPEAHLLQPLLEHARLRPDRVLFSRRVGDRFEPLTAAEAVRTVRGLARGLIALGVEPGQRVALMSKTRVEWPLIDYAILATGATTVPIYETSSAEQVEWILHDSGAVAAFFETDALHAHQRACAERLPDCRHTFVIEQGALEQLRQRGEDVEEARLEERLARLRTEHLATLIYTSGTTGRPRGCELTHGNLRANVLQVVEHARDVITEQDRTLLFLPLAHALAKILFLASVEKGLSVAFASSPSKLVEELSLVKPTWFGTVPRVLEKVFQTARQKAEQSGKVRVFDLATEAAVRYSRESVGGGASLLTRLQHVVFDRLVYRTLRGTLGGQLRFIVSGGGPLPERLNHFYRGVGVQVLEGYGMTETSPVLTLNAPGAVRPGTVGQPVPGTTVRIAEDGEIVVKGPQVFRGYFQNEEATRRTVGPDGWLQTGDLGSLDAQGFLRITGRKKEILVTAAGKNVAPGPLEDRIRENPLVSQAMVVGEGKPFVAALVTLDAGAFKQWAKKNGKEGQTVEALAEDPTLRAEVEGAIEAANRSVSRAESIRKFVILPQDFTLESNELTPTLKVRRHVVSQNYAQVIEALYAKGGGGE, encoded by the coding sequence ATGAGCAATAACGCGCAAATCAAGGAATTCGCGGGTAGGGGACAGGTCGCGCTCGCGCCCGAGGCCCATCTGCTCCAGCCGCTGTTGGAGCACGCCCGCCTGCGTCCGGATCGGGTGTTGTTCTCGCGCCGGGTGGGAGATCGCTTCGAGCCCCTCACCGCCGCGGAGGCCGTGCGCACGGTGCGCGGGCTGGCCCGGGGGCTGATCGCGCTGGGCGTGGAGCCGGGCCAGCGCGTGGCGTTGATGTCGAAGACGCGCGTGGAGTGGCCGCTGATCGACTACGCCATCCTCGCCACTGGCGCCACCACGGTGCCCATCTACGAGACATCCTCCGCGGAGCAGGTGGAGTGGATCCTCCACGACAGCGGCGCGGTGGCGGCCTTCTTCGAGACGGACGCCCTGCACGCCCACCAGCGCGCGTGCGCGGAGCGGCTGCCGGACTGCCGCCACACCTTCGTCATCGAGCAGGGAGCGCTCGAGCAGTTGCGGCAGCGCGGAGAGGACGTGGAGGAGGCGCGGCTGGAGGAGCGGCTGGCGCGATTGCGCACGGAGCATCTGGCCACCCTCATCTATACCTCGGGCACCACCGGGCGGCCCCGGGGCTGCGAGCTGACGCACGGCAACCTCCGCGCCAACGTCCTGCAGGTGGTGGAGCACGCCCGGGACGTCATCACCGAGCAGGATCGCACGCTGTTGTTCCTCCCCCTGGCGCACGCGCTGGCGAAGATCCTGTTCCTCGCCTCCGTGGAGAAGGGCCTGTCGGTGGCCTTCGCCAGCAGTCCCAGCAAGCTCGTGGAGGAGCTGTCGCTGGTGAAGCCCACGTGGTTCGGCACGGTGCCCCGCGTGCTGGAGAAGGTGTTCCAGACGGCGCGGCAGAAGGCCGAGCAATCCGGCAAGGTGCGCGTGTTCGACCTCGCCACGGAGGCGGCCGTGCGCTACTCGCGCGAGAGTGTCGGCGGCGGGGCCTCGCTCCTCACCCGGCTCCAGCACGTCGTGTTCGACCGGCTCGTGTACCGCACGCTGCGGGGGACTCTCGGCGGCCAGCTGCGCTTCATCGTGTCGGGAGGTGGGCCGCTGCCCGAGCGGCTCAACCACTTCTACCGGGGCGTGGGCGTGCAGGTGCTCGAGGGCTACGGCATGACCGAGACGAGCCCCGTGCTCACGCTCAACGCGCCCGGGGCAGTCCGGCCCGGCACCGTGGGGCAGCCCGTGCCCGGCACCACCGTGCGCATCGCCGAGGATGGGGAGATCGTCGTCAAGGGCCCGCAGGTGTTCCGGGGCTACTTCCAGAACGAGGAGGCCACGCGGCGCACCGTCGGCCCGGACGGGTGGTTGCAGACGGGAGACCTCGGGAGCCTGGATGCCCAGGGCTTCCTGCGCATCACCGGCCGCAAGAAGGAGATCCTCGTCACCGCGGCGGGCAAGAACGTGGCGCCCGGCCCCCTGGAGGATCGCATCCGCGAGAATCCGCTCGTCAGCCAGGCCATGGTGGTGGGCGAGGGCAAGCCCTTCGTCGCCGCGCTCGTCACGCTCGACGCCGGCGCCTTCAAGCAGTGGGCGAAGAAGAACGGCAAGGAAGGCCAGACGGTGGAGGCGCTCGCGGAGGACCCCACGCTGCGCGCCGAGGTGGAAGGCGCCATCGAGGCCGCCAACCGCTCGGTGTCGCGCGCGGAGTCCATCCGCAAGTTCGTCATCCTCCCCCAGGACTTCACCCTGGAGAGCAACGAGTTGACCCCCACGCTCAAGGTGCGCCGCCACGTCGTCAGCCAGAACTACGCCCAGGTGATTGAAGCGCTGTACGCCAAGGGCGGCGGCGGCGAGTGA
- a CDS encoding GAF domain-containing protein has protein sequence MSIEAFAKVTEAAKLLVDQGFSGPAVESAIEQVGRALGVDRALVYENSTATMPGKRLSPLRHAWAAGSITPLMQTFPLRDQMAGWVEILSRGQPVWELVRNIQGPLLVNLEAQGVQSVLLCPINVGTVNGRWWGVLRLDDCQKERRWSNDELSAVKTLARSLSNALRADLRREELARTRQELQTMMTRCATGTR, from the coding sequence ATGTCGATCGAAGCGTTCGCCAAGGTGACCGAGGCAGCGAAGTTGCTGGTGGATCAGGGCTTCTCGGGTCCGGCGGTGGAATCGGCCATCGAGCAGGTAGGCCGTGCGCTCGGGGTGGATCGGGCGCTGGTGTACGAGAACAGCACCGCGACGATGCCGGGCAAGCGCCTGTCGCCCCTGCGTCACGCGTGGGCCGCCGGGTCCATCACCCCGCTGATGCAGACCTTCCCGCTGCGCGATCAGATGGCCGGCTGGGTGGAGATCCTCTCGCGCGGCCAGCCCGTCTGGGAGCTGGTGCGCAACATCCAGGGGCCGCTGCTGGTGAACCTGGAGGCGCAAGGCGTGCAGTCGGTGCTGCTGTGCCCCATCAACGTGGGCACCGTGAACGGCCGCTGGTGGGGCGTGCTGCGCCTGGATGACTGCCAGAAGGAGCGCCGCTGGTCCAACGACGAGCTGAGCGCGGTGAAGACCCTGGCCCGCTCGCTGTCCAACGCGCTGCGCGCGGACCTGCGGCGCGAGGAGCTGGCGCGCACCCGGCAGGAGCTGCAGACGATGATGACCCGCTGCGCGACGGGCACCCGCTGA
- a CDS encoding phospholipase D-like domain-containing protein encodes MQPDTSSSTSARWEAPDTGNDLHEMRGPVALPPGFEAFCHALYQSTRLRLEPGHRVELVKNGVIFEQICETIRQATESVHILVFIWRPSEPSDRIVEALCERARAGVACRVIVDPVGSEEVNGEHDFNPRVEKRLREGGVEVHYFRPLSGRWLGRLFGRTHHKLVIVDGKVGFTGGFGIWKSWQGDGQCPEEWRDTNVRVEGPTVREMQLAFARSWQECGGALLPESCFPRIPRGGDAHATFVESAGVSGISDAERMLRMVFAAARERLWISNAYFTPPNAILEQLLEKRKQGVDVRVLAAGPVHDWRIVRASQRATYEKLLEGGIRIWEYQPSMLHSKTVLADDWLSVVGSTNMDALSLHRMREGSLVVADRRLASHLEEAWSQDMTCAEEITLQRRGRTNPWRRFARRVTQLLAADR; translated from the coding sequence ATGCAACCGGACACCTCCTCTTCCACTTCAGCGCGCTGGGAAGCGCCCGACACGGGCAACGACCTGCACGAGATGCGGGGGCCGGTGGCACTGCCTCCGGGGTTCGAGGCCTTCTGCCATGCGCTCTATCAATCCACGCGCCTGCGGCTGGAGCCGGGGCACCGCGTGGAGCTGGTGAAGAACGGCGTCATCTTCGAGCAGATCTGCGAGACCATCCGCCAGGCGACCGAGTCGGTGCACATCCTCGTCTTCATCTGGCGGCCGAGTGAGCCGTCGGATCGGATTGTCGAGGCGCTGTGCGAGCGGGCGCGCGCGGGGGTGGCGTGCCGGGTCATCGTGGATCCGGTGGGCAGCGAGGAGGTGAACGGCGAGCACGACTTCAATCCGCGGGTGGAGAAGCGCCTGCGCGAGGGGGGCGTCGAGGTGCACTACTTCCGGCCGCTGTCGGGCCGGTGGCTGGGCCGGCTCTTCGGGCGCACCCACCACAAGCTCGTCATCGTGGACGGGAAGGTGGGGTTCACGGGGGGCTTTGGCATCTGGAAGTCCTGGCAGGGAGATGGCCAGTGCCCCGAGGAGTGGCGCGACACCAACGTGCGCGTGGAGGGGCCCACGGTGCGCGAGATGCAGCTGGCCTTCGCGCGCTCGTGGCAGGAGTGTGGTGGGGCGCTCTTGCCGGAGAGCTGCTTTCCGAGAATCCCTCGGGGCGGGGACGCGCACGCGACGTTCGTGGAGAGCGCGGGCGTGTCCGGCATTTCCGACGCCGAGCGCATGCTGCGCATGGTCTTCGCCGCCGCGCGCGAGCGGCTGTGGATCTCCAATGCCTACTTCACGCCGCCCAACGCCATCCTCGAGCAGCTCCTGGAGAAGCGCAAACAGGGGGTGGACGTGCGCGTGCTCGCGGCGGGGCCGGTGCATGACTGGCGGATCGTCCGCGCCTCGCAGCGCGCCACCTACGAGAAGCTGCTCGAGGGCGGCATCCGCATCTGGGAGTACCAGCCCTCCATGCTGCACTCCAAGACGGTGCTCGCGGACGACTGGTTGAGCGTGGTGGGCTCGACGAACATGGATGCGCTGTCGCTGCACCGCATGCGCGAGGGCTCGCTCGTGGTGGCGGACCGGCGGCTGGCGTCCCACCTGGAAGAGGCCTGGTCGCAGGACATGACGTGCGCGGAGGAGATCACCCTCCAGCGCCGGGGCCGCACCAACCCGTGGCGGCGCTTCGCGCGGCGGGTGACGCAGCTTCTCGCGGCGGATCGCTGA
- a CDS encoding endonuclease III domain-containing protein, translated as MEQPGLGSTPGTHKHPFDLESVLERVREAIQGHAAAAMFELAERGHTSLFEQLVACILSIRTRDEVSLPVALRLLSTARTPEALRRLGIERLQALIRPVTFPEPKARTIHDIAVRTVEEFAGELPADAQVLQSFKGVGPKCAHLALGIARGQTYISVDVHVHRVTNRWGYVHTRTPEQTLAALEAKLPRAHWVELNRLLVPFGKHVCTGTRPRCSTCPVLSMCQQVGVSTHR; from the coding sequence ATGGAACAACCAGGCCTGGGCTCCACACCGGGGACGCACAAGCACCCCTTCGACCTCGAGTCCGTGCTGGAGCGGGTGCGCGAGGCCATCCAGGGCCACGCGGCCGCCGCCATGTTCGAGCTGGCCGAGCGCGGCCACACGAGCCTCTTCGAGCAGCTCGTGGCCTGCATCCTGTCCATCCGCACGCGCGACGAGGTGTCCCTGCCCGTCGCGCTGCGCCTGCTGTCCACGGCCCGCACGCCCGAGGCGCTCCGTCGGCTGGGAATCGAGCGCCTCCAGGCCCTCATCCGCCCGGTGACGTTCCCCGAGCCCAAGGCGCGGACAATCCACGACATCGCGGTGCGCACGGTGGAGGAGTTCGCGGGAGAGCTGCCGGCGGACGCCCAGGTGCTCCAGTCCTTCAAGGGCGTGGGACCCAAGTGCGCGCACCTGGCGCTGGGCATCGCCCGGGGGCAGACGTACATCAGCGTGGACGTGCACGTGCACCGGGTCACCAACCGCTGGGGCTACGTGCACACGCGCACGCCCGAGCAGACCCTCGCCGCGCTGGAGGCGAAGCTGCCCCGGGCCCACTGGGTGGAGCTCAACCGGCTGCTCGTTCCCTTCGGCAAGCACGTGTGCACCGGGACCCGGCCCCGGTGCTCCACCTGCCCCGTGCTGTCCATGTGCCAGCAGGTGGGCGTGAGCACCCACCGGTGA
- a CDS encoding GNAT family N-acetyltransferase, which translates to MSTPWKTRPIEPRDDAQMASVIREVMPEFGADGPGFAIHDPEVDGLSAAYAAPGRAYWVVVDEADRVMGGGGIAPLEGGVPGVCELRKMYFRPRARGRGLGEQLLRQCLAFARQAGYQTCYLETLASMTQAQKLYQRLGFQRLSKPMGATGHFGCDRWYALDLRG; encoded by the coding sequence ATGAGCACACCGTGGAAAACACGTCCCATCGAGCCCCGCGACGACGCCCAGATGGCGTCGGTCATCCGCGAGGTCATGCCCGAGTTCGGCGCCGACGGTCCGGGCTTCGCCATCCACGACCCGGAAGTCGACGGCCTGAGCGCGGCCTACGCGGCGCCGGGCCGGGCCTATTGGGTGGTGGTGGATGAGGCGGATCGGGTGATGGGCGGCGGAGGAATCGCCCCCCTGGAGGGTGGAGTGCCCGGCGTCTGTGAGCTGCGCAAGATGTACTTCCGCCCCCGGGCCCGGGGACGCGGCCTGGGCGAGCAGTTGCTGCGCCAGTGTCTGGCCTTCGCCCGGCAAGCGGGCTACCAGACGTGCTACCTGGAAACGCTCGCGAGCATGACCCAGGCCCAGAAGCTCTACCAGCGCCTGGGCTTCCAGCGCCTGTCCAAGCCCATGGGGGCCACGGGCCACTTCGGGTGCGATCGCTGGTACGCGCTCGACCTGCGCGGGTGA
- the argC gene encoding N-acetyl-gamma-glutamyl-phosphate reductase, which translates to MANKVKAVLIGGTGYGGSEILRRLLFHPHVEVVRITSVDNVGKKVGDVHFNLAGLTELTFQEMPAAQAVAGADVAFLAMPHKTTAKVVLDIINSGVRIVDLSGDFRLRDAAAYAKYYGVEHPAPQMLTDGAFTYGMPELNREAIRKARYIASPGCFATTIALGLMPLARAGLLSGPVHTVAATGSSGSGANPQITTHHPLRASNLRTYKPLEHQHIPEILQSLRIAGAHPETSLEFVPVSAPLPRGIFATSFAEVPASTTQEQLTAAWKSAYGNEPFIRVISGGRQPEVIGVAGSNYVEVGFTLGPVTGATRRVVCFSALDNLVKGGAGQSIQSFNIMMGFDERLTLAEPGLWP; encoded by the coding sequence ATGGCCAACAAGGTCAAGGCAGTCCTCATCGGGGGGACCGGCTATGGGGGATCCGAGATCCTCCGCCGGCTCCTCTTCCACCCGCATGTGGAGGTGGTGCGCATCACCTCGGTGGACAACGTCGGCAAGAAGGTGGGCGACGTCCACTTCAACCTCGCCGGGCTCACCGAGCTCACCTTCCAGGAGATGCCCGCCGCCCAGGCCGTGGCGGGCGCGGACGTGGCCTTCCTGGCCATGCCCCACAAGACCACCGCCAAGGTGGTGCTCGACATCATCAACTCGGGCGTGCGCATCGTGGACCTGTCGGGCGACTTCCGCCTGCGCGACGCGGCCGCCTACGCGAAGTACTACGGCGTGGAGCACCCGGCGCCCCAGATGCTCACCGACGGGGCCTTCACCTACGGCATGCCGGAGCTCAACCGCGAGGCCATCCGCAAGGCGCGCTACATCGCGAGCCCCGGCTGCTTCGCCACCACCATCGCGCTCGGGCTGATGCCGCTGGCGCGCGCGGGCCTGCTCTCCGGCCCCGTCCACACGGTGGCGGCCACGGGCTCGTCGGGCAGTGGCGCCAATCCTCAAATCACCACCCACCACCCGCTGCGCGCGTCCAACCTGCGCACCTACAAGCCGCTGGAGCACCAGCACATCCCGGAGATCCTCCAGTCCCTGCGCATCGCGGGGGCCCACCCGGAGACGTCGCTGGAGTTCGTGCCCGTGTCGGCGCCGCTGCCGCGCGGCATCTTCGCCACGTCCTTCGCCGAGGTGCCCGCCTCCACCACCCAGGAGCAGCTCACCGCGGCGTGGAAGAGCGCCTACGGCAACGAGCCCTTCATCCGCGTCATCAGCGGGGGCCGCCAGCCCGAGGTCATCGGCGTGGCGGGCAGCAACTACGTGGAGGTGGGCTTCACGCTGGGCCCGGTGACGGGCGCCACGCGCCGCGTGGTGTGCTTCTCCGCGCTGGACAACCTGGTGAAGGGTGGAGCGGGCCAGTCCATCCAGAGTTTCAACATCATGATGGGCTTCGACGAGCGCCTCACGCTCGCCGAGCCGGGGCTGTGGCCGTGA
- the argB gene encoding acetylglutamate kinase encodes MSGLRDFRGRWFVVKIGGELAQDRPRLAASVGAAVRAFLDAGIRVAVIHGGGPQATELQKKLGLQPRMVAGRRYTDEATLEVMKMSLAGQVSVDVASAFRLAGVPALCTTGMSAGLITAERRPPKVMSGAGPEPVDLGLVGDVVGVDVEAFRRLSDAGFVPVLGSLGGDGRGQPFNINADTVATRVAAKLGAAKLFLVSNVPGVLANKDDPSTRLPTLTPAEAREKIASGVIQGGMIPKVEESLEMLEEGIEAIHIVGISPPEALLHEAERPGSQGTAFLRG; translated from the coding sequence GTGAGCGGATTGAGGGACTTTCGTGGGCGGTGGTTCGTGGTGAAGATTGGCGGCGAGCTGGCGCAGGACAGGCCGAGGCTCGCCGCGAGCGTGGGGGCCGCGGTGCGGGCCTTCCTCGACGCGGGCATCCGCGTGGCCGTCATCCACGGAGGTGGGCCGCAGGCCACCGAGCTGCAGAAGAAGCTGGGGTTGCAGCCGAGGATGGTGGCCGGGCGGCGCTACACGGACGAGGCCACGCTCGAGGTGATGAAGATGTCGCTGGCGGGCCAGGTGTCCGTGGACGTGGCCAGCGCCTTCCGGCTCGCCGGGGTGCCGGCGCTGTGCACCACGGGAATGTCCGCGGGGCTCATCACCGCCGAGCGCCGGCCGCCCAAGGTCATGAGCGGCGCGGGGCCCGAGCCGGTGGACCTGGGGCTCGTGGGAGACGTGGTGGGCGTGGATGTGGAGGCCTTCCGGCGCCTGTCCGACGCGGGCTTCGTTCCGGTGCTCGGCTCGCTCGGGGGTGATGGCCGGGGGCAGCCCTTCAACATCAACGCGGACACGGTGGCCACCCGCGTGGCCGCGAAGCTCGGGGCGGCCAAGCTCTTCCTCGTGTCCAACGTGCCCGGGGTGCTCGCCAACAAGGATGACCCATCCACCCGGCTGCCCACGCTCACGCCGGCCGAGGCGCGCGAGAAGATCGCCTCCGGCGTCATCCAGGGCGGCATGATTCCCAAGGTGGAGGAGAGCCTGGAGATGCTCGAGGAGGGCATCGAGGCCATCCACATCGTGGGCATCTCGCCCCCGGAGGCGCTCCTGCACGAGGCCGAGCGGCCCGGGAGCCAGGGGACGGCCTTCCTGCGGGGTTAG
- a CDS encoding DJ-1/PfpI family protein, giving the protein MPKTLVFYVQDGFADWEAAYILPLLRERGVGIRVVSENGASVTSAGGLGVVAHTRLRNVYPADVDGLILPGGDFWMDDSSNQPVLAFAQDLLTQGKMVAAICSATVALARQGLLDQRRHTSNDLGVLKQEAPAYRGEALYVQSLAVTEGNLITASAIGALEFAREIADYLKLGSESYRKQWYELFKHGVAPPADFWTQS; this is encoded by the coding sequence ATGCCGAAGACGCTCGTCTTTTATGTGCAGGATGGATTCGCGGATTGGGAGGCGGCCTACATCCTGCCCCTGCTGAGAGAGAGGGGGGTGGGGATCCGCGTGGTGTCCGAGAACGGGGCGTCCGTGACCAGCGCGGGAGGGTTGGGGGTCGTGGCCCATACACGCCTGCGCAATGTGTACCCGGCGGATGTCGACGGGTTGATCCTCCCGGGAGGCGACTTCTGGATGGACGACTCCTCCAACCAGCCCGTGCTCGCGTTCGCCCAGGACCTTCTCACGCAGGGCAAGATGGTCGCGGCGATCTGCTCGGCCACCGTGGCGCTCGCCCGGCAGGGGTTGCTCGACCAGCGCCGGCACACCAGCAATGACCTCGGCGTCCTGAAGCAGGAGGCCCCCGCCTACCGGGGGGAGGCGCTGTACGTCCAGAGCCTGGCCGTGACGGAGGGCAACCTCATCACCGCCTCCGCCATCGGTGCCCTCGAGTTCGCCCGGGAGATCGCCGACTACCTGAAGCTGGGCAGCGAGAGCTACCGCAAGCAGTGGTACGAGCTGTTCAAGCACGGGGTGGCGCCTCCCGCGGACTTCTGGACGCAGTCCTGA
- a CDS encoding CHAP domain-containing protein, with product MPAPDALEPARPVASDPTRAQALAAAIVERAVQLVGIPRLGRVARGVPDDCSGLVRLAFQKAGIDLVSEGFLSGENAVSAIYRRARARGALHETLPQPGDLVFFRETYDRNRDGRRNDGLTHVAVVERVEPDGTLTFIHRGRKGIARSHMNLAFPSTHRGGQAGSILNGILRPASRGQRAWLSGELFAGFASPAAL from the coding sequence GTGCCGGCGCCAGATGCTCTGGAGCCCGCGCGGCCCGTGGCGTCCGACCCCACGCGGGCCCAGGCGCTCGCGGCCGCCATCGTCGAGCGCGCGGTGCAACTGGTGGGCATCCCCCGCCTGGGCCGGGTGGCGCGGGGTGTTCCGGATGATTGCTCGGGCCTCGTGCGGCTCGCCTTCCAGAAGGCGGGCATCGACCTCGTGAGCGAGGGCTTCCTGTCGGGCGAGAACGCCGTGTCCGCCATCTACCGTCGCGCGCGGGCGCGGGGGGCGCTCCACGAGACGCTTCCCCAGCCTGGGGACCTGGTCTTCTTCCGCGAGACGTATGACCGCAACCGGGATGGCCGGCGCAACGATGGGCTGACCCACGTCGCCGTGGTGGAGCGCGTGGAGCCCGACGGCACGCTCACCTTCATCCACCGGGGCCGCAAGGGCATTGCCCGCTCGCACATGAACCTCGCCTTCCCGAGCACCCACCGGGGGGGACAGGCGGGCTCCATCCTCAATGGCATCCTGCGGCCCGCGTCCCGAGGCCAGCGGGCGTGGCTGTCGGGAGAACTCTTCGCGGGCTTCGCCTCGCCCGCGGCGCTCTGA